A window of the Bdellovibrio sp. ZAP7 genome harbors these coding sequences:
- the sucD gene encoding succinate--CoA ligase subunit alpha, with translation MAILINKNTKVICQGFTGAQGTFHSEQALAYGTKMVGGVTPGKGGTTHIGLPVFNTVKEAKAATGCNASVIFVPPPFAADSIMEAVDADLDLVICITEGIPVLDMVKVKEYMKGKRTRLVGPNCPGVITPGECKIGIMPGHIHKPGRIGVLSRSGTLTYEAVGQLTALGIGQSTCVGIGGDPVNGTNFIDVLKLFNEDPDTDGVIMIGEIGGTAEEEAAEYIKAHFKKPVTAFIAGAAAPAGKRMGHAGAIISGGKGTAEAKFKALEAAGCKISRSPADMGTTMQSMLKK, from the coding sequence ATGGCAATTCTTATTAACAAAAACACAAAAGTAATCTGCCAAGGTTTCACTGGTGCTCAAGGGACATTCCACTCTGAGCAAGCATTGGCATACGGAACTAAAATGGTTGGTGGCGTAACTCCGGGTAAAGGCGGCACGACTCATATCGGTCTTCCAGTTTTTAACACTGTGAAAGAAGCTAAAGCAGCTACAGGTTGTAACGCTTCTGTGATCTTCGTTCCACCTCCATTCGCTGCTGACTCTATCATGGAAGCTGTTGATGCTGATTTGGATCTTGTGATCTGTATCACTGAAGGCATCCCAGTTCTGGATATGGTTAAAGTAAAAGAATACATGAAGGGTAAGCGCACACGTTTGGTTGGACCAAACTGCCCAGGCGTTATCACTCCAGGCGAATGCAAAATCGGCATCATGCCGGGCCACATCCACAAACCAGGTCGTATCGGCGTTCTTTCACGTTCTGGTACATTGACTTACGAAGCTGTTGGTCAGTTGACTGCACTTGGTATCGGTCAATCTACTTGCGTAGGTATCGGTGGTGACCCAGTGAACGGCACAAACTTCATCGACGTTTTGAAATTGTTCAATGAAGATCCAGACACTGACGGTGTAATCATGATCGGTGAAATCGGTGGTACCGCTGAAGAAGAAGCTGCTGAATACATCAAAGCTCACTTCAAAAAACCTGTAACTGCGTTCATCGCTGGTGCTGCGGCTCCTGCTGGTAAACGTATGGGCCATGCTGGTGCGATCATCAGCGGTGGTAAAGGAACAGCTGAAGCTAAGTTTAAAGCGCTTGAAGCTGCTGGTTGCAAAATTTCTCGCTCCCCTGCTGACATGGGAACAACGATGCAATCAATGCTTAAGAAGTAG
- a CDS encoding ABC transporter permease, with the protein MIALTVHILDEIGGTLLFLQKILSTIFVKKLKTHEIFVQIWKVSTESFPTTAMAGFFVGAIMAVQFAMPIREFGALGFLGGLATSATFREVGPMLIAFMLSGKVGAFTSAELGTMRVTEQIDAVRCLGADPMQEIIVPRFIGIVISSFFLLAAGLMMSVFGGMALSQAFAGVTPEEYTRHIPTIVHPLSILSGMLKSLVFAIVLATICTYKGYTTTGGAKGVGRAVVATAVTTMICIVVMDWFTSFLGDVILQMVRGYRS; encoded by the coding sequence ATGATTGCTTTAACGGTTCATATACTGGATGAAATCGGCGGCACACTTTTGTTTTTACAGAAGATTTTATCCACTATTTTTGTCAAAAAGCTAAAAACCCACGAGATATTCGTTCAAATCTGGAAAGTTTCAACTGAGTCTTTCCCAACAACAGCCATGGCGGGATTTTTTGTGGGCGCGATCATGGCGGTACAATTTGCAATGCCTATTCGCGAGTTTGGCGCCTTGGGATTCTTGGGCGGACTCGCGACCAGTGCCACGTTCCGTGAAGTGGGTCCGATGCTGATCGCCTTCATGTTAAGCGGAAAAGTAGGCGCATTTACGTCGGCAGAGTTGGGAACGATGCGCGTAACGGAACAAATTGATGCTGTTCGCTGCCTGGGCGCGGATCCCATGCAGGAAATTATCGTTCCGCGCTTTATCGGCATCGTTATATCCAGTTTTTTCCTTCTGGCAGCAGGATTGATGATGTCGGTATTCGGCGGAATGGCCTTGTCGCAAGCGTTTGCGGGCGTAACACCAGAAGAATACACGCGCCACATTCCTACGATCGTTCATCCTCTTTCAATTCTTAGTGGGATGCTAAAAAGCCTGGTTTTCGCCATCGTCTTAGCAACTATTTGTACTTATAAAGGCTACACGACCACTGGCGGAGCTAAAGGTGTCGGTCGCGCGGTGGTGGCAACGGCTGTCACTACAATGATTTGTATCGTAGTGATGGATTGGTTCACAAGCTTTTTGGGTGATGTGATTCTTCAAATGGTCAGAGGATACCGCTCATGA
- a CDS encoding ABC transporter ATP-binding protein, whose protein sequence is MIEFKKIVKRFGDRTVLNGLSAVIREGEIVFILGTSGTGKSVLLKNLVGLLTPDEGEIWIDGEEVSKFSEEQYLPIRKKCGMVFQHPALFDSLTIFENVAFGLRRQYQFPEEVIKEKVLKALRLVHLRDVEDKLPAQVSYGMQKRVSLARTIALDPKILLFDEPTTGLDPVTTTAVNQLILDLSRSLKTTSIVVSHDMNCALSVADRIIVLDKGQIVAMGTPAELKKSEVPLVQDFLAEVLA, encoded by the coding sequence GTGATAGAGTTCAAAAAGATCGTCAAAAGATTTGGTGACCGCACAGTTCTTAATGGACTCTCTGCAGTTATTCGCGAAGGCGAAATCGTTTTTATTCTGGGGACTTCCGGAACGGGTAAGTCCGTTTTACTGAAAAATCTTGTGGGTCTTTTAACTCCCGACGAAGGGGAGATCTGGATCGACGGCGAAGAAGTTTCAAAATTCTCCGAGGAACAATATCTTCCGATTCGTAAAAAATGCGGCATGGTATTTCAACATCCCGCTCTTTTTGATTCACTGACGATTTTTGAAAACGTCGCTTTTGGTTTACGCCGTCAATATCAATTTCCCGAAGAAGTGATTAAAGAAAAAGTTCTGAAAGCCTTACGCCTGGTGCATTTGAGGGACGTGGAAGACAAACTTCCAGCGCAAGTTTCCTATGGAATGCAAAAGCGTGTAAGCCTAGCCCGGACCATCGCACTTGATCCTAAAATTCTGCTTTTTGATGAACCCACCACGGGACTTGATCCGGTGACGACGACAGCGGTGAATCAGTTGATTTTAGATTTATCCCGTTCTTTGAAAACAACTTCGATTGTGGTCAGTCATGACATGAATTGTGCGCTGTCCGTCGCGGATCGAATTATCGTTTTAGATAAAGGACAGATAGTCGCCATGGGAACACCTGCTGAATTAAAAAAATCAGAAGTTCCACTGGTACAAGACTTTTTGGCCGAGGTGCTGGCATGA
- a CDS encoding tetratricopeptide repeat protein gives MRKWIIAACMLALAGCASWSQNKEKSELYLRMGNAFIEEGNYPNAIVALQKAQELDTTNAAVPNSMGQALFMRERYDLAEKQFRKAVAMNPKYSDARNNLGRVLIEQGKYAEADKELTLVLNDLTYSGVDKAFTNYGLSKFNQKQYAAAQEAFLSVLKTKSDDCWANSYYGRAFFEEKKYAQATEALDRAIGFCQKNLIDEPHYYSALAYYRVGDKSKSIARFEEIIRYYPDGKYRDKAKGMLDLIRKGQQ, from the coding sequence ATGCGTAAATGGATTATCGCTGCTTGCATGCTTGCTTTGGCTGGTTGTGCAAGTTGGAGTCAGAACAAAGAAAAGTCAGAATTATATCTTCGAATGGGCAATGCCTTTATCGAAGAGGGTAACTATCCCAATGCAATCGTGGCTCTACAAAAAGCTCAAGAGCTTGATACCACGAATGCCGCTGTACCAAACAGTATGGGCCAAGCGCTGTTCATGCGTGAACGCTACGATCTTGCAGAAAAACAATTCCGTAAAGCTGTTGCGATGAACCCGAAATACTCCGACGCCCGCAACAATCTGGGGCGTGTGTTGATCGAACAAGGAAAGTACGCTGAGGCAGATAAAGAGCTGACTCTGGTACTCAATGACCTGACTTATTCAGGCGTCGATAAAGCCTTTACTAACTACGGCCTCTCCAAATTCAACCAAAAGCAATATGCCGCTGCTCAGGAAGCCTTCTTAAGCGTTTTGAAGACTAAGTCGGATGATTGTTGGGCAAACTCATACTATGGTCGAGCTTTCTTTGAAGAAAAAAAGTATGCACAGGCCACAGAGGCCTTGGATCGCGCGATCGGCTTTTGTCAGAAAAATCTGATCGACGAACCTCACTATTACAGTGCACTGGCTTATTACCGTGTGGGCGACAAATCTAAATCTATCGCGCGCTTTGAAGAAATCATTCGTTACTACCCAGATGGCAAATACCGCGACAAAGCCAAGGGCATGCTGGATCTGATTCGAAAGGGACAACAATGA
- the sucC gene encoding ADP-forming succinate--CoA ligase subunit beta → MNIHEYQAKEVLRKFGVATLKGKLAHSPEEAVAAAKEIGGSVWVVKAQIHAGGRGKGGGVKVAKSLDEVADYTKKMIGMTLVTHQTGPEGKVVQKVFIEQGCNIAKEYYVACLIDRATGRAAMMASSEGGMDIEEVAEHNPNAIKKVDIDPTVGLMPFQARELAFQIGMAPEIVNKAVKFFSGLYNAFIATDCSIAEINPLVVTKEGDVLCLDAKMNFDSNSLFRHPDIVEMRDLNEEEPSEIEASKFDLAFIKLDGNIGCLVNGAGLAMATLDIIKLHGAEPANFLDVGGGANKEKVTEAFKIILKDKNVKGILVNIFGGIMKCDIIAEGVIAASKELGLKVPLVVRLEGTNVELGKKMLKESGLNITPADNLTDAAKKIVAAIKG, encoded by the coding sequence ATGAATATTCATGAGTATCAGGCTAAAGAAGTCTTGAGAAAGTTCGGAGTAGCAACGCTTAAAGGTAAGCTTGCTCACTCTCCAGAAGAAGCAGTTGCTGCTGCTAAAGAAATCGGTGGATCAGTTTGGGTTGTAAAAGCTCAAATTCACGCTGGTGGCCGTGGTAAAGGTGGCGGTGTTAAAGTTGCTAAGTCTTTGGACGAAGTTGCGGACTACACTAAAAAAATGATCGGCATGACTTTGGTGACTCACCAAACAGGCCCTGAGGGTAAAGTTGTTCAAAAAGTTTTCATCGAACAAGGTTGCAACATCGCTAAAGAATACTACGTTGCTTGCTTGATCGACCGTGCAACTGGAAGAGCTGCAATGATGGCTTCTTCTGAAGGCGGCATGGACATCGAAGAAGTTGCTGAACACAATCCAAACGCGATCAAAAAAGTAGACATCGACCCAACTGTTGGTTTGATGCCTTTCCAAGCTCGTGAATTGGCTTTCCAAATCGGCATGGCTCCTGAAATTGTAAATAAAGCTGTGAAATTCTTCTCAGGTCTTTACAACGCGTTCATCGCAACTGATTGCTCTATCGCGGAAATCAATCCTCTAGTTGTAACTAAAGAGGGCGACGTTCTTTGCCTGGACGCTAAAATGAACTTCGATTCAAACTCATTGTTCAGACATCCAGATATCGTTGAAATGCGCGACTTGAACGAAGAAGAACCTTCTGAAATTGAAGCTTCTAAGTTCGATCTAGCGTTCATCAAACTTGATGGTAACATCGGTTGCTTGGTAAATGGTGCGGGTCTTGCGATGGCGACTTTGGACATCATCAAATTGCACGGTGCTGAGCCTGCAAACTTCTTGGACGTTGGCGGCGGCGCTAACAAAGAGAAAGTAACTGAAGCTTTCAAAATCATCCTGAAAGACAAAAACGTTAAAGGCATCTTGGTTAACATCTTCGGTGGTATCATGAAATGTGACATCATCGCTGAGGGTGTAATCGCTGCTTCTAAAGAGTTGGGTCTTAAAGTTCCATTGGTTGTACGTCTTGAAGGTACAAACGTAGAACTTGGTAAAAAAATGTTGAAAGAGTCTGGCTTGAACATCACTCCAGCAGACAACTTGACTGACGCAGCTAAAAAGATCGTTGCTGCGATTAAAGGATAA
- a CDS encoding AGE family epimerase/isomerase: MNPSQRIEFSKNWLTQNVFPLWSEKGIDRKNGGFVESLTFEGEPMDLPRRAMVQSRQIYSFLTGLRMNTVSKEVATFAVQQGTKYMVDKFSQPSGAFIYSVNPDGTPKSLNPDLYTQAFALFGLAQAYQLDPKPEYKTRAKELVKYLYRERSVKAGGFTELDEKGTVSYKSNPHMHMFESAIAWMQIDKDQEWWKLGDELAQLAITKFIDQQTGVLGEYFDENWNHLRENGRFIYEPGHQFEWSWLFSLYQELTGKDCKAIRHNLFLLAEKHGTDPVRKIAYDEMWSDFTPKLISSRFWPQCERIKAAVRLGTEVPAGEKAAYQKGADDGMDTLFKFFETPKKGMWYDQLSAQDTFSGNSSKSSSLYHIINALEEYVNLRN, from the coding sequence ATGAATCCATCACAACGAATTGAATTTTCTAAAAACTGGCTTACACAAAATGTCTTTCCACTGTGGAGTGAAAAAGGTATCGATCGCAAAAACGGAGGCTTCGTTGAGAGCCTTACCTTCGAGGGCGAACCGATGGATCTGCCTCGACGTGCGATGGTTCAGTCTCGTCAGATTTATTCTTTCCTGACAGGTTTGCGCATGAATACTGTTTCAAAAGAAGTTGCCACCTTCGCGGTTCAACAAGGTACCAAATACATGGTGGATAAATTCTCGCAACCCTCAGGTGCATTTATTTACTCTGTTAATCCAGACGGCACTCCCAAAAGCTTAAATCCCGATCTTTACACTCAAGCTTTCGCATTGTTTGGTTTGGCGCAAGCTTATCAGCTGGATCCAAAACCCGAATACAAAACTCGTGCGAAAGAACTGGTAAAGTATCTTTACCGTGAACGCAGCGTGAAGGCTGGTGGCTTTACGGAACTCGATGAAAAGGGAACTGTCAGCTACAAATCAAATCCGCATATGCACATGTTTGAATCCGCGATCGCGTGGATGCAAATCGATAAAGATCAAGAATGGTGGAAACTGGGCGACGAGCTTGCTCAACTGGCGATCACGAAATTTATCGATCAACAAACGGGTGTACTGGGCGAATACTTCGATGAAAACTGGAATCACTTGCGTGAAAACGGTCGCTTCATCTATGAGCCCGGCCATCAGTTCGAGTGGTCATGGTTGTTTTCACTGTATCAGGAACTGACTGGAAAAGACTGCAAGGCAATCCGCCACAATCTATTCCTTTTGGCTGAAAAGCACGGCACTGATCCCGTTCGTAAGATTGCCTATGACGAAATGTGGAGCGACTTCACTCCCAAATTGATTTCCTCACGTTTCTGGCCTCAATGTGAGCGCATTAAAGCGGCGGTTCGATTAGGAACTGAAGTCCCTGCTGGCGAAAAAGCTGCCTACCAAAAGGGCGCCGATGACGGGATGGACACTTTATTTAAGTTCTTTGAAACCCCTAAAAAAGGTATGTGGTACGACCAGCTTTCAGCTCAGGATACTTTTTCTGGAAATTCTTCCAAATCCAGCTCTTTGTACCATATTATCAATGCCTTAGAGGAATACGTAAACTTGCGAAATTAG
- a CDS encoding helix-turn-helix domain-containing protein → MKKTGEILKAAREEKGLSLNEVALSLKISSKVLKAIEEGDESQLPAKTFLRGFVKSYATFLRLDADKILESFYEEMGSTRPQPYIRPSSTPEKDIAVDNKSEATDSAEATVTPIRKSAPASSSNDYSPLNKKNNTKTIVAAVLLCVLAGLIIFTKKMIDKYSKEAEIPPSVAQTMEGVTPVDGEAPTLTEPLTSQSPTPSTSPLENLTKADAGKTEPVSKATPTVTPKASPSPSTTETPKASPSPSATHTPSPTPSASASPSPTASATATASASPSPSASPTPEKPKPVELIVEALDTVEIEYSSPNGKPQKIKLSAEQVHTFKSKSGLKINFSNGGAVNLILNGKELGIPGDLGKPIKLSY, encoded by the coding sequence ATGAAGAAAACAGGTGAGATTTTAAAGGCAGCACGTGAAGAAAAAGGCCTCTCTCTGAATGAAGTGGCGTTGTCTCTTAAAATCAGCAGCAAAGTTTTGAAAGCCATCGAAGAAGGTGATGAAAGCCAGCTTCCAGCAAAAACATTCTTGCGTGGTTTTGTAAAAAGCTATGCAACATTCTTACGTTTGGATGCGGATAAGATTCTTGAAAGCTTCTATGAGGAAATGGGCAGCACTCGTCCCCAACCTTACATCCGTCCCAGCAGCACTCCTGAAAAAGATATTGCCGTCGACAACAAATCAGAAGCAACTGACTCTGCTGAGGCGACAGTTACGCCAATTCGCAAATCTGCACCCGCTTCCAGCAGCAACGATTACTCCCCGTTGAACAAAAAGAACAACACTAAGACTATCGTTGCGGCAGTTCTTTTGTGTGTGCTTGCGGGACTTATTATCTTTACTAAAAAGATGATCGATAAATATTCCAAAGAAGCAGAAATTCCACCGTCCGTTGCGCAAACAATGGAAGGCGTAACTCCTGTTGATGGAGAGGCTCCAACTTTGACAGAGCCTTTGACTTCCCAAAGTCCAACGCCAAGCACATCTCCATTGGAAAATCTGACTAAAGCAGACGCTGGCAAAACCGAGCCGGTCAGCAAAGCAACACCGACTGTGACGCCAAAAGCATCTCCTTCGCCGTCAACAACTGAGACGCCAAAGGCATCGCCAAGTCCTTCAGCAACTCATACTCCTTCGCCAACCCCATCGGCCTCCGCTTCTCCATCGCCAACAGCAAGCGCAACTGCGACGGCGTCAGCTTCTCCGTCTCCATCGGCCTCTCCAACTCCGGAAAAGCCAAAGCCAGTGGAGCTGATCGTGGAAGCACTCGACACGGTTGAAATTGAATACTCCTCCCCGAATGGCAAACCACAGAAAATCAAATTATCTGCGGAACAAGTTCATACATTCAAAAGCAAAAGCGGTTTAAAGATTAATTTCTCCAACGGCGGTGCCGTAAACTTGATTTTGAACGGAAAAGAATTGGGCATCCCGGGCGACCTGGGTAAGCCAATTAAATTGAGTTACTAA
- a CDS encoding ABC transporter ATP-binding protein, translating to MTSALRLENVTVTFDSQVVLRSVNLDIKSGEAFVIVGPSGQGKTTLLKTLSGLVTPQDGRVFVEQNDWLTLSNKERLPLLKKMGILFQKNALFDSLTCLENICFPLRETTQLTEWEITKKAESFLDAVGIPHARDLYPDEISGGMQKRLGIARALALDPKIIFYDDPTAGLDPITSKKIISLIKTLQQQNNSTVVAITNDMNRAYQMADRIAMVVDQEVIVTGTPKETENHSDPRVRQFVRGLLQGPLTALDPVL from the coding sequence ATGACGAGTGCACTACGTCTTGAAAACGTGACTGTGACTTTTGACTCACAGGTGGTTTTGCGCTCCGTAAATCTGGATATAAAGTCCGGCGAAGCTTTTGTGATTGTGGGTCCTAGCGGTCAGGGCAAAACAACTCTACTTAAAACTTTATCAGGGCTTGTAACCCCTCAAGATGGCAGAGTTTTTGTTGAACAAAACGACTGGTTAACGCTAAGCAACAAAGAGCGTTTGCCGCTGCTTAAAAAGATGGGAATTCTGTTTCAAAAAAATGCCCTGTTTGATTCTCTGACCTGTCTTGAAAATATCTGTTTTCCTCTGCGTGAAACCACTCAACTGACAGAGTGGGAAATTACAAAAAAAGCTGAGAGCTTCTTGGATGCCGTGGGGATTCCTCACGCACGAGATTTGTATCCCGACGAGATCAGCGGGGGGATGCAAAAACGCCTGGGAATAGCGCGGGCGTTGGCTCTGGATCCTAAAATTATTTTCTACGATGATCCCACGGCTGGTCTGGATCCTATCACTTCTAAAAAAATTATTTCACTGATTAAGACTTTGCAGCAGCAAAATAACTCGACAGTTGTGGCAATCACGAACGATATGAATCGCGCTTATCAGATGGCAGATCGAATTGCGATGGTGGTTGATCAAGAAGTTATTGTCACAGGAACTCCCAAAGAGACCGAGAACCACAGTGATCCAAGAGTGCGTCAGTTTGTACGCGGTCTTCTGCAAGGTCCACTGACGGCGCTTGACCCTGTCTTATAA
- the ndk gene encoding nucleoside-diphosphate kinase, producing the protein MAIEQTFSIIKPNAMKKNAIGDIVSMFEANGLKIAAAKIVVLTADKAGEFYAEHKARPFFGELVSFMTSGPVMLMCLQGEGAVLKNREIMGATDPKKANPGTVRSKFGDNMGENAVHGSDSVESAARELALFFEKHEICNV; encoded by the coding sequence ATGGCTATCGAACAAACATTCTCAATCATCAAACCAAACGCTATGAAAAAAAATGCTATCGGTGACATCGTAAGCATGTTCGAAGCAAACGGTTTGAAAATCGCTGCTGCTAAAATCGTAGTTTTAACTGCTGATAAAGCTGGCGAGTTCTACGCTGAACACAAAGCTCGTCCATTCTTTGGCGAACTAGTTTCTTTCATGACTTCTGGCCCAGTTATGTTGATGTGCTTGCAAGGTGAAGGCGCAGTTTTGAAAAACCGCGAAATCATGGGTGCAACTGATCCTAAAAAAGCTAACCCAGGCACAGTACGTTCTAAATTCGGTGACAACATGGGCGAAAACGCAGTTCACGGTTCTGACTCTGTTGAATCTGCAGCTCGCGAACTTGCTTTGTTCTTCGAAAAACACGAAATCTGCAACGTGTAG
- a CDS encoding serine protease: MKSWALLLPFVLSACVAKEAGNVGPFDGPAAYYDGDSRQEVSESDRTYLVGQATAMIFDGTRKNFPFLKDMYPLCENERFQDQRVIGFCSGVLVAPNKVLTAAHCMQEASRCENGKFVFGATDGAQNLAIYSCKKVISIDRNLDFAVVELDRTVDDVIPAQVATTHSLNDGDTVLSMSYPLGLPLKQDLGKIKDAAPDKNFFKVAVDTFSGSSGSPLFNRQGEVIGILSRGAEDILEDDIYRVQTKGGCVNFNGCENGQCRGETFLKVSLISDKI, from the coding sequence ATGAAATCATGGGCTTTGCTACTTCCATTCGTTCTCTCTGCTTGTGTCGCCAAAGAGGCCGGCAACGTGGGACCATTTGACGGACCTGCCGCGTACTATGACGGAGATTCTCGTCAAGAAGTAAGCGAATCGGATCGCACATATCTGGTTGGCCAGGCGACTGCGATGATTTTTGACGGCACTCGCAAAAACTTTCCCTTTCTGAAAGATATGTATCCCCTATGTGAAAATGAACGCTTCCAAGATCAACGAGTCATTGGTTTTTGCTCCGGAGTTTTAGTGGCTCCCAACAAAGTTCTGACCGCCGCGCACTGCATGCAGGAAGCGTCTCGCTGTGAAAATGGTAAATTTGTTTTTGGCGCGACCGACGGCGCTCAGAATCTTGCGATTTACAGCTGCAAAAAAGTTATTTCGATTGACCGCAACCTTGATTTTGCAGTTGTTGAATTAGATCGAACTGTTGATGACGTGATCCCTGCACAGGTTGCCACAACGCACTCCCTGAATGATGGTGATACGGTATTAAGCATGTCATATCCCCTTGGCCTTCCACTGAAGCAAGATCTGGGTAAAATTAAAGATGCGGCACCAGATAAGAACTTTTTTAAAGTCGCCGTCGATACGTTTTCAGGTAGCTCTGGATCACCGCTTTTTAATCGCCAAGGTGAGGTTATCGGCATCTTAAGTCGCGGCGCTGAAGACATCCTTGAAGACGATATCTATCGCGTGCAAACCAAAGGAGGGTGCGTCAACTTCAACGGCTGCGAAAACGGCCAATGCAGAGGCGAAACTTTCCTTAAGGTTTCACTGATCAGCGACAAAATTTAA
- a CDS encoding class I SAM-dependent RNA methyltransferase, with protein sequence MNVNSRIQVKIEKMAIGGAGIARHDGLVIFVPLAAPEDELLVEITTAKKNFAEARIVDILKPGPSRRTPPCPVADICGGCNWQQITEDEQRKQKESLVLETIKKFNPELNFEYLPVQASPRSFRYRNRIQPKFHNGRFGFFARNSHEIVEIDDCPITEEILTKKFAEVRQWAAEKKSRDLLRLEMYIAENEEVRYGLITDEDDGIGFSQVNRFQNPHLLETTLNWAGDIEYPQVFDLYAGSGNFTFPLMQKYKSAKVTAVELNPKLVERGRGLNKDKRLRYFMSDVESYMRRADIQNQDLVVLDPPRAGASEYIMRSLAAAAPQKIIYISCHPVSLARDLKWFFAWAQKLGKNFRLERMQTFEMFPQTDHVETIAELRVDS encoded by the coding sequence GTGAACGTAAATTCTCGTATCCAAGTTAAGATCGAGAAAATGGCCATCGGGGGAGCGGGCATCGCCCGCCACGATGGCCTTGTTATTTTTGTCCCGCTGGCAGCACCTGAAGACGAACTTCTCGTCGAAATCACGACTGCCAAGAAAAATTTCGCTGAAGCCCGCATCGTTGATATTTTAAAACCGGGCCCCTCACGCAGAACTCCACCATGTCCCGTCGCGGATATTTGTGGTGGTTGCAACTGGCAGCAAATCACTGAAGACGAACAACGAAAACAAAAAGAATCTTTGGTTCTTGAGACAATTAAGAAGTTTAATCCCGAATTGAATTTCGAATATCTGCCGGTACAGGCGAGTCCTCGTTCGTTTCGCTATCGCAATCGTATTCAGCCTAAATTTCACAATGGTCGCTTCGGATTTTTCGCAAGAAATTCCCATGAAATCGTGGAAATCGATGATTGCCCGATCACCGAGGAAATTCTGACGAAAAAATTTGCTGAAGTCAGACAATGGGCCGCAGAAAAAAAATCTCGCGATCTGTTGCGCTTGGAAATGTACATCGCGGAAAACGAAGAAGTCCGTTATGGTCTGATCACTGATGAAGACGACGGCATCGGCTTTTCGCAGGTCAATCGCTTCCAGAATCCACATTTGTTAGAAACGACTTTGAATTGGGCCGGTGATATAGAATACCCGCAGGTTTTTGACCTTTACGCGGGCTCGGGCAACTTTACCTTTCCGTTAATGCAAAAGTATAAATCCGCCAAAGTGACCGCAGTCGAACTGAATCCGAAGTTAGTGGAACGTGGTCGAGGTTTGAATAAAGATAAGCGTCTTCGCTACTTTATGTCGGATGTGGAAAGCTACATGCGCAGAGCCGATATTCAAAATCAGGACCTCGTAGTCCTGGACCCTCCCCGTGCTGGAGCCAGCGAATATATCATGCGCTCCTTAGCTGCGGCAGCTCCGCAAAAGATCATTTATATTAGCTGCCACCCTGTTTCCCTGGCACGCGATCTGAAATGGTTCTTTGCATGGGCGCAAAAGCTCGGCAAAAATTTCCGCCTCGAGCGAATGCAAACATTCGAGATGTTTCCTCAGACAGACCATGTAGAGACTATTGCTGAGCTCAGGGTTGACTCTTAG